Proteins encoded together in one Ciona intestinalis chromosome 1, KH, whole genome shotgun sequence window:
- the LOC100175783 gene encoding sushi, von Willebrand factor type A, EGF and pentraxin domain-containing protein 1-like isoform X8: MHGLPIWSSNDAYCELVTCASPVAPENGSMRCTRNSDYQSKCTFECDRGFELNGAKRSVCERSGEWSIPFPSCLRIVCRNRLLLEHGSVTCSKSENFGSKCDFSCQTGYELLGSSHATCGQRGSWDFSRESDLPLCERISCASPDLNDHVTRECTDGNWYGSECSFRCENGYNLIGAGRTSCRGSRSPADWTEQSPACTLVTCPELEAHSNGDIECTAESNFRSRCTLTCHLGYEVKGTNLITCGAAGRWKGKLGHCSKIICEELELFHHGSVSCTDDTNYGSECTYTCDTGYQLSSGSKVRRCQDNHLFDGLAALCTIKQCFAVAPPLNGEVECSDGTNFGSVCQFTCSPGYELSLEERVTAFERRCDSDARWTNTQPSCRLVKCPTLLQPVNGIGRCSDVDNHGSICQFHCHAGYELEGSVERTCQANRQWTGEETRCLLIRCPGLSPPLHGSVICGDQNDLTDAETENQADGYGTTCFYKCDAGYYLVGSRARTCERDRDWSGVESTCLRITCPILEQPLHGSVTCTQSNEYDSRCTFACDLGYTLHGGDATRSCQLNYLWSGTEAVCQIIRCENIFADQHTSMTCTSGNRYGSICTFKPQLGYELIGETVVECGENGGNHPNPISSRIECQPMDDPDNGIVTCSNNEYFDSTCTFTCDEGYELIGSVARTCQMNKRWSGEIVTCRQITCTELLPPTHGTISCSQRNTFRSTCTFFCENGYDLIGSASRKCQESHSWTGLDVTCTFVTCPDLNDLRNGEMTCTDSNNFRSDCTFLCNDGYNLVGSNVRTCRADHAWTGSAASCVLVTCPELKVPKHGRKKCADSNNFDSECIFICDIGYTMHGTSSRTCQSDGSWTGKHVSCGIVTCEAVPAPQHGSKRCTDGENFDSSCRFTCDIGYQLVGSISRTCLESGEWNGISTSCVMITCSEMDNPAHGLVECTSNNNYQSICTISCNAGYNLVGTNTRTCQATHTWSGIEATCVMVTCPALATPSHGSVECDESNVFNSSCKFKCKKGFTLIGSTVRMCQADRTWTGKTTSCSLITCPAIEEPDHGRKKCTDGDNYLSDCQFICDIGYELVGTNFRSCGGEGIWSGREVTCVLIVCDLLSVPDHGRMTCSNQANYHSRCSFTCDIGYEIVGSSSRTCLESSDWSGVTTSCSVISCSALPAPENGRLVCSNVNSFESSCEVTCDDGYNLVGSNVRTCRADHAWTGSAASCVLVTCPELNEPKHGRKKCADSNNFDSECIFICDIGYTMHGTSSRTCQSDGSWTGKHVSCAIVTCEAVPTPQDGNKRCTDGENFDSSCRFTCDIGYRLVGSISRTCLESGEWNGISTSCVIITCAKMDIPAHGSVECTSNNNYQSICTFACNNGYELIGSEVRTCQATRSWSGIAVTCAMVTCPALTSPSHGSIKCDNQHHFNSSCNFNCREGYTLVGSQTRNCQANRAWTGNTTSCSLITCPAIKEPDHGRKKCTDGDNYSSDCQFICDIGYELVGTNFRSCGGEGVWSGREVTCVLIVCDLLSVPDHGRMTCSNQANYHSRCSFTCDIGYEIVGSSSRTCLESSDWSGVTTSCSVVSCSPMTAPENGHVRCSNQHSYDSSCRFLCNEGYKLIGSSERSCLVDSSWSGIQGSCVLVTCPVLPSPNHGRKSCSEENRYLSECQYVCDVGFDRHGSENRVCQEDGTWSGSPVGCGIITCDTLLVPLHGKKRCADGDNFESTCRFSCEIGYELTGSQSRTCMELGEWSGIATMCSLITCDELPKPEHGSVRCTKHDGYDSRCTLSCQEGYVLFGSSTRTCSVDGTWSGKVTTCERITCPYIPFPSHGRKVCTDKNHFSSNCQFVCEVGFNIIGSTARVCQSDGLWSGTAASCEIVTCNALDVPEYGRMRCADGNNFESTCHFTCDIGYELIGTSSRTCMESSAWNGEATSCQLITCDEITAPDHGFMNCTNDNLYASQCGFQCNQGFVLVGSIQRVCQHNKQWSGIQTFCQTGTCHELTAPLNGKMTCVSSNLFESDCIFQCNVGYDLIGSSVRTCQSSHMWSGIDTSCVVMKCGILHQPSHGSITCDSSDHYNSTCTIRCNDGYSLSGSSVRTCGANHAWSGSETLCQSVTCPSLPSPSHGRKKCTDGNNFESACRFICDVGHDVVGTRVRTCQVDGTWSGQTVTCRIVTCSTLEVPQYGKKRCEDGENFESRCRFSCDIGYTLRGSKARVCQEDGTWTGMSASCRMVRCGKTKRIRYGTVNCSAADHYNSVCRYECKTGFDLIGNPTRVCQDDRQWSAAVPTCQRSRCGLLDTPVHGSMRCTNEDFFSSQCEFECDQSYRLIGSPLRICKPDRSWSARQPTCQLITCENLLPPAHSRLECTDGFNFGSICSLVADSGFEVVGTESRVCGGEDTKLDWKQPLSIRARDCLPLNAPEHGTIACNKQYYYDSECRFTCDIGYELLGSVSRRCTASGSQLSVLGWTGTQTSCQVIRCTGILQPDNGAVSCNNENIFNSVCRVSCSEGYHLVGSPVRICEDSGEFTGVAGVCNRITCGELPGIDNGSIRCVGGNGFRASCVYVCNNGYNLVGSDSRKCTANGEWTNIAPVCTPISCRPLRNPAFGNTTCTDNNRYDSSCSVTCNDCYEVVGSPIRTCRRDGAWSGDAALCQVTTCVPLRAPRNGAMDCDESINECGTTCTFTCRKGYTLSGDARRTCGKDMRWTGVAAECLRATCPPLGVSLSLTYTCTNGSNVGSNCTFQCDEDATLLGSTYRVCLNDGTWSRSNPVCRACKTAVTDVIFIVDGSWSVGEINFRKAKDFLKALVEPFEVGWDNSRFAVVQYSDDPRTEFLMNEHFTVTDVLNAIDAIPYKGGNTNTGKALAFSLYTALSPANGARPYVNKVALVLTDGRSQDEVGNPARELRQAGVKVLTVGVGDADKNELKSIASPPYDSSVYHVSDYDSISEIKAHLAAKLCEGEVLRDNRCGCPAGPPGLPGQNGRPGQPGVSIKGDKGEAFSVVHVNYERQRITARNGDGSVVNLDIPSELNPSSSNDGRRFFAVPGPPGPKGEAGLPGQDGSPGNPGTKGTAGSKGLVGAVGPPGLKGDDGSNGLDGTPGTAGRPGPPGSPGSLSQTEKTEMLRQTQNIARSISQREAQRTVFNLYRTGTTSSSRDQRSVVRGPPGPPGKPGPRGPPGFEGPSGINGSPGMPGLQGIHGLKGDLGDKGERGPPGIGVAGPPGTPGLPGPRGIRGKKGIGKPGKRGPRGRPGKTIYKKRPASTGLN; encoded by the exons ATGCATGGTCTTCCGAT CTGGTCATCAAATGACGCATACTGCGAAT tgGTCACGTGTGCGAGCCCAGTTGCCCCTGAGAACGGTTCTATGAGATGCACTCGTAATAGTGACTACCAATCCAAATGTACGTTTGAATGTGACCGTGGTTTTGAACTAAATGGAGCAAAAAGATCAGTTTGTGAAAGAAGTGGCGAGTGGTCGATTCCTTTTCCTTCATGTTTAC GTATCGTTTGTCGGAATCGTCTCCTGCTTGAACACGGCTCAGTAACTTGCTCGAAATCGGAAAACTTCGGATCAAAGTGTGACTTTTCGTGCCAGACCGGTTACGAACTGCTTGGTTCGTCCCACGCGACTTGTGGTCAACGTGGCAGTTGGGATTTCTCCCGGGAGAGTGATCTACCCCTTTGTGAAC GAATCAGTTGTGCCAGTCCTGATTTGAACGATCATGTTACTCGAGAGTGCACAGACGGGAATTGGTACGGTAGCGAATGTAGCTTTAGGTGTGAGAACGGATACAATCTTATCGGTGCGGGTCGTACTTCATGTAGAGGCAGCAGATCTCCTGCGGATTGGACAGAACAATCTCCAGCGTGTACAC ttgTCACTTGTCCTGAGCTGGAGGCTCACTCGAACGGAGACATCGAATGTACAGCAGAATCAAATTTTCGATCTCGTTGTACTCTTACTTGTCACCTGGGCTATGAAGTAAAAGGAACAAATCTAATCACCTGCGGAGCAGCAGGGCGATGGAAGGGAAAACTGGGACACTGCTCAA AAATCATCTGCGAAGAATTGGAGTTGTTTCATCATGGGAGCGTCTCTTGCACCGACGACACCAACTATGGTTCGGAATGCACTTATACATGCGACACGGGTTACCAACTCAGCTCCGGGTCAAAAGTCAGACGATGTCAAGATAATCATTTGTTCGACGGACTGGCAGCGTTATGCACAA ttaaacagTGTTTCGCCGTCGCTCCCCCGCTAAATGGAGAAGTCGAATGCAGCGATGGAACAAACTTTGGTTCGGTTTGTCAATTCACGTGTAGCCCTGGATATGAACTCTCGCTGGAGGAACGTGTTACTGCGTTCGAGCGAAGATGCGACAGTGACGCTCGTTGGACCAACACACAACCTTCGTGTAGAC TTGTGAAATGCCCGACGTTGCTGCAACCAGTTAACGGTATAGGAAGGTGTTCTGACGTCGACAACCACGGTTCAATCTGCCAATTCCATTGTCACGCTGGCTACGAGCTGGAAGGCTCGGTAGAGAGAACATGTCAAGCAAATCGCCAGTGGACGGGAGAGGAAACGCGTTGTCTCC ttaTAAGATGTCCGGGGCTCTCACCCCCTTTACATGGTTCTGTAATTTGTGGAGATCAAAATGATTTAACCGACGCAGAAACAGAAAACCAGGCCGATGGATATGGGACCACGTGCTTTTACAAGTGTGAC GCGGGCTACTACTTGGTTGGAAGCCGAGCAAGAACTTGTGAACGAGATCGTGATTGGAGTGGCGTGGAATCTACTTGTTTACGAATCACGTGTCCTATACTGGAACAACCATTACACGGAAGTGTGACGTGTACACAAAGTAACGAATATGACTCCAGATGTACTTTCGCTTGTGAT ctCGGATACACACTTCATGGTGGAGATGCGACAAGGTCATGTCAATTAAATTATCTGTGGAGCGGAACCGAAGCGGTTTGCCAAA TCATAAGATGCGAAAACATATTCGCTGACCAACATACGTCAATGACGTGCACCAGCGGAAACCGGTATGGATCTATATGTACGTTCAAACCGCAACTTGGTTATGAGCTGATCGGCGAAACCGTTGTCGAGTGTGGAGAAAATGGCGGCAACCACCCCAACCCGATTTCCAGCA gAATTGAGTGTCAACCAATGGATGATCCAGACAACGGGATCGTCACCTGTTCCAATAACGAATACTTTGATTCTACATGTACATTCACTTGCGAT GAAGGTTATGAACTTATTGGTAGCGTTGCACGTACCTGCCAAATGAATAAACGCTGGTCAGGAGAAATAGTCACATGCAGAC AAATCACTTGCACTGAGCTACTACCACCCACACATGGCACAATATCTTGTAGCCAAAGAAACACGTTTCGATCTACTTGCACATTTTTTTGCGAA AATGGTTACGATCTCATTGGTTCTGCCAGCCGGAAATGTCAGGAAAGTCACTCTTGGACTGGATTGGACGTTACATGTACTTTTGTAACATGTCCCGACCTAAATGATCTACGTAATGGAGAGATGACATGCACTGACTCCAATAACTTTCGGTCAGATTGTACATTTTTATGCAAT GACGGTTATAACTTGGTTGGaagtaatgttcgaacatgcCGAGCTGATCACGCTTGGACTGGAAGTGCAGCTTCGTgtgttt TGGTAACATGTCCGGAATTAAAAGTACCAAAACATGGCAGGAAGAAATGTGCAGACAGTAACAACTTCGACTCGGAATGCATCTTTATATGTGAT ATTGGATACACCATGCATGGAACAAGCAGCAGAACTTGTCAGTCAGATGGCAGCTGGACAGGAAAGCATGTTTCATGCGGCATCGTCACTTGTGAAGCTGTGCCTGCACCACAACATGGAAGTAAAAG GTGTACCGATGGTGAAAATTTTGATTCCTCATGTCGTTTTACTTGTGATATTGGCTACCAACTTGTTGGTAGCATTTCAAGAACATGTTTGGAATCTGGTGAATGGAATGGTATTTCTACTTCCTGTGTCA tGATAACTTGCTCTGAAATGGACAATCCTGCTCATGGATTAGTTGAATGTACATCTAACAACAACTATCAGTCAATTTGTACAATTTCTTGCAAT GCTGGGTATAACTTGGTTGGAACTAATACCCGGACGTGTCAAGCAACTCACACTTGGTCAGGTATTGAGGCAACATGTGTCATGGTAACCTGCCCAGCATTGGCAACCCCATCTCATGGATCTGTTGAATGTGATGAAAGCAATGTGTTTAATTCTTCATGTAAATTTAAGTGCAAA AAAGGGTTTACACTTATTGGAAGTACAGTGAGGATGTGTCAAGCTGATCGAACATGGACCGGCAAGACAACTTCATGTTCAT TGATAACATGTCCTGCAATAGAAGAGCCTGATCATGGTAGAAAGAAGTGCACTGACGGTGACAATTACTTATCAGATTGCCAATTTATTTGCGAT ATTGGTTATGAACTGGTTGGTACAAATTTTCGTTCCTGTGGTGGAGAAGGCATATGGTCTGGTAGAGAAGttacttgtgttttaattgtCTGTGATCTTCTTTCTGTTCCTGATCATGGAAGAATGAC ctGTTCAAACCAAGCAAATTATCATTCCCGATGCTCATTCACGTGTGACATTGGTTATGAAATTGTGGGAAGTTCATCAAGGACTTGTCTTGAGTCTTCTGACTGGAGTGGTGTAACAACATCATGCTCAg tGATCAGCTGCAGTGCTTTACCGGCACCAGAAAATGGAAGACTTGTCTGCAGCAATGTAAATTCATTTGAATCTTCCTGTGAAGTTACTTGTGAT GATGGTTATAACTTGGTTGGAAGTAATGTTCGAACCTGCCGAGCTGACCATGCTTGGACTGGAAGTGCTGCTTCGTgtgttt TGGTAACATGTCCGGAATTAAATGAACCAAAACATGGCAGGAAGAAATGTGCAGACAGTAATAACTTCGACTCGGAATGCATCTTTATATGTGAT ATTGGATACACCATGCATGGGACAAGCAGCAGAACTTGTCAGTCAGATGGCAGCTGGACAGGAAAGCATGTTTCATGCGCCATCGTCACTTGTGAAGCTGTGCCTACACCACAAGATGGAAATAAAAG GTGTACCGATGGTGAAAACTTTGATTCCTCATGTCGTTTTACTTGTGATATTGGCTACCGACTTGTTGGTAGCATTTCAAGAACGTGCTTGGAATCTGGTGAATGGAATGGTATTTCTACTTCCTGTGTCA TAATAACTTGTGCGAAAATGGACATTCCTGCTCATGGATCAGTTGAATGTACATCTAACAACAACTATCAGTCAATTTGTACATTTGCCTGTaat AATGGATATGAACTTATTGGTTCAGAAGTGAGAACATGTCAGGCAACCCGATCATGGAGTGGAATTGCAGTAACTTGTGCTATGGTCACATGTCCGGCGTTAACATCTCCATCTCATGGGTCAATTAAGTGTGACAATCAGCATCATTTTAATTCTTCGTGCAACTTTAATTGTAGA GAAGGATATACCTTGGTTGGAAGTCAAACTAGAAATTGCCAAGCTAACAGAGCATGGACTGGAAATACAACATCTTGCTCAT TGATAACGTGTCCTGCAATAAAAGAACCAGATCATGGTAGAAAGAAGTGCACGGACGGTGACAATTATTCATCAGATTGCCAATTTATTTGcgat attGGTTATGAACTTGTTGGTACAAATTTCCGTTCCTGTGGTGGAGAAGGCGTATGGTCTGGTAGAGAAGttacttgtgttttaattgtCTGTGATCTTCTTTCTGTTCCTGATCATGGAAGAATGAC ctGTTCCAACCAAGCAAATTATCATTCCCGATGCTCATTCACGTGTGACATTGGTTATGAAATTGTGGGAAGTTCATCAAGGACTTGTCTTGAGTCTTCTGACTGGAGTGGTGTAACAACATCATGCTCAG TGGTTAGCTGTAGTCCCATGACAGCACCTGAAAATGGACATGTAAGATGCAGTAACCAACATTCCTACGACTCCTCTTGCAGATTTTTATGCAAC GAAGGTTATAAGTTGATTGGAAGTTCTGAAAGATCATGTTTAGTTGACAGCTCTTGGAGTGGGATACAAGGCTCTTGTGTTC TTGTAACTTGTCCTGTTTTACCTTCACCAAATCATGGAAGAAAATCATGTAGCGAAGAAAACCGCTATTTGTCTGAGTGTCAATACGTTTGCGAT GTTGGATTTGACCGTCATGGCTCAGAAAATAGGGTTTGTCAAGAAGATGGCACTTGGTCTGGTTCTCCTGTTGGCTGTGGTATTATTACTTGTGACACGTTGCTAGTTcctttgcatggtaaaaagag ATGTGCTGATGGTGATAACTTTGAATCAACTTGTCGTTTTTCTTGTGAGATTGGATATGAACTCACAGGAAGTCAATCTAGAACATGCATGGAACTTGGAGAATGGAGTGGAATTGCTACCATGTGTTCTT TGATTACTTGTGATGAGTTACCCAAACCTGAGCATGGTTCAGTGAGATGCACCAAACATGATGGATATGACTCACGATGTACATTAAGCTGTCAG gagggatatgttttatttggaaGTTCAACACGAACGTGTTCAGTGGATGGAACATGGAGTGGGAAGGTCACCACTTGTGAAA GAATTACGTGTCCCTATATCCCATTTCCAAGCCATGGAAGAAAAGTTTGCACTGATAAAAATCATTTCTCTTCTAACTGCCAGTTTGTTTGCGAG GTTGGTTTTAATATCATTGGATCTACAGCAAGAGTTTGTCAATCTGATGGCTTATGGTCGGGCACAGCTGCTAGCTGTGAAATTGTGACATGTAATGCATTGGATGTTCCTGAATATGGAAGAATGAG GTGTGCTGATGGAAATAATTTTGAGTCAACGTGTCACTTCACATGCGACATTGGTTATGAGTTGATTGGAACTTCATCTCGAACTTGTATGGAATCCTCTGCATGGAATGGTGAAGCTACTTCATGTCAAT TGATTACTTGCGATGAGATTACTGCACCAGATCATGGTTTCATGAATTGCACTAATGACAACTTATACGCATCGCAATGTGGATTTCAATGCAAC CAAGGATTTGTTCTAGTGGGCAGCATCCAAAGAGTATGCCAACATAACAAACAGTGGAGTGGCATCCAAACATTTTGCCAAA ctGGTACTTGTCATGAACTAACAGCACCTTTGAATGGAAAGATGACTTGTGTAAGCAGTAATCTATTCGAATCAGACTGTATCTTCCAATGTAAT GTTGGGTATGATTTGATTGGTTCGTCAGTACGCACCTGTCAGTCCAGCCACATGTGGTCAGGTATTGATACATCGTGTGTTGTAATGAAATGTGGAATACTTCATCAACCATCACATGGTTCAATTACTTGTGATTCTTCTGATCACTACAATTCAACTTGCACGATCCGGTGCAAT gaTGGATACAGTTTGAGTGGAAGTTCGGTTCGTACGTGTGGCGCAAACCATGCATGGTCGGGATCTGAAACTCTTTGCCAAT CTGTAACTTGCCCATCACTTCCCTCACCCAGCCACGGTAGAAAGAAATGTACAGATGGTAACAACTTTGAATCTGCCTGCAGATTTATTTGTGAT GTCGGGCATGATGTAGTCGGTACAAGGGTACGCACGTGTCAAGTTGATGGAACATGGTCCGGTCAAACCGTTACATGTCGTATTGTGACATGCTCAACACTCGAAGTCCCACAGTATGGAAAAAAACG GTGCGAAGATGGTGAGAATTTTGAGTCAAGATGTCGATTCTCTTGTGATATCGGGTACACACTACGTGGTAGTAAAGCAAGGGTATGccaagaagatgggacatggaCTGGAATGTCTGCTTCTTGTAGAA TGGTCCGGtgtggaaaaacaaaacgGATCCGGTATGGAACTGTCAACTGCTCAGCTGCGGACCATTACAACTCAGTATGTAGATATGAATGTAAAACTGGTTTTGATTTAATTGGAAACCCGACAAGAGTATGTCAGGATGATCGACAATGGAGTGCTGCTGTACCTACTTGTCAAC GTTCAAGGTGTGGGTTACTTGATACACCTGTTCATGGATCGATGCGATGTACAAATGAAGATTTCTTCTCATCTCAGTGCGAATTTGAATGTGACCAATCTTATAGACTCATTGGGAGTCCTTTGAGGATTTGTAAACCTGACCGAAGCTGGTCCGCAAGACAACCAACCTGCCAAC TGATAACTTGCGAGAATCTATTACCACCGGCCCATAGTAGACTGGAATGCACAGACGGATTCAATTTTGGTTCAATTTGTTCTTTGGTTGCTGATAGTGGCTTTGAAGTGGTTGGAACAGAAAGCCGAGTTTGTGGGGGTGAAGACACAAAACTCGACTGGAAGCAGCCTTTGAGTATTAGAG cacGTGACTGCCTTCCACTGAATGCACCTGAACATGGAACTATTGCATgcaacaaacaatattattatgaTTCTGAATGTCGGTTCACTTGTGAC ATTGGTTATGAGTTGCTGGGTTCAGTGTCTCGGCGTTGCACTGCAAGTGGATCACAACTATCTGTCTTAGGGTGGACGGGAACACAGACATCATGCCAAG TAATCCGGTGCACAGGCATCTTACAGCCAGATAATGGAGCTGTTAGTTGcaacaatgaaaatattttcaactcAGTTTGTCGAGTTTCTTGTTCTGAAG GATATCACCTTGTTGGATCCCCGGTGAGAATCTGCGAAGACAGTGGAGAGTTTACTGGTGTGGCCGGTGTTTGCAATC GTATAACATGTGGTGAACTGCCTGGAATTGACAACGGTTCGATACGATGTGTTGGTGGAAATGGCTTCCGAGCATCATGCGTTTATGTGTGTAACAACGGTTACAATCTCGTTGGAAGCGACTCCAGAAAATGTACAGCAAACGGAGAATGGACAAACATTGCCCCAGTGTGCACAC cgATATCTTGTCGTCCACTCCGAAATCCAGCATTTGGTAACACGACATGTACTGACAATAACAGATATGACAGCAGTTGTTCAGTAACTTGCAATGACTGTTATGAAGTGGTGGGATCACCTATTCGTACATGCAGGCGAGATGGTGCATGGTCTGGTGATGCTGCTTTATGTCAAG TGACTACTTGCGTCCCATTGCGAGCTCCACGTAACGGCGCCATGGATTGTGACGAAAGTATAAACGAGTGTGGCACGACATGTACCTTCACATGCAGAAAAGGATATACATTAAGTGGGGATGCACGTAGAACGTGTGGTAAAGATATGCGCTGGACTGGCGTCGCGGCTGAGTGCTTAC GAGCAACATGTCCGCCATTGGGTGTAAGCCTCAGCTTGACTTACACCTGCACGAATGGTTCGAACGTTGGTAGCAACTGTACCTTCCAATGCGACGAAGATGCTACGCTCCTTGGCTCCACCTACCGAGTTTGTTTAAATGATGGTACATGGAGCAGATCGAATCCAGTCTGCAGGG cGTGTAAAACTGCTGTCACCGACGTCATATTTATTGTGGATGGAAGTTGGTCGGTTGGGGAAATTAATTTCAGGAAAGCCAAAGATTTTCTCAAAGCTTTGGTTGAACCGTTCGAAGTCGG CTGGGATAACAGCAGATTTGCCGTGGTTCAATATTCAGATGATCCAAGGACAGAATTTTTGATGAACGAACATTTCACAGTCACCGATGTCTTAAACGCCATTGATGCTATACCTTATAAAG GTGGAAACACAAACACCGGCAAAGCGTTGGCGTTCAGTCTCTACACAGCATTGTCACCAGCAAATGGAGCAAGGCCCTATGTTAACAAGGTAGCATTGGTCCTCACTGATGGAAGAAGTCAAGATGAAGTTGGAAACCCCGCACGCGAACTTAGGCAGGCTGGGGTTAAG gTCTTAACCGTTGGCGTGGGTGACGCGGATAAGAACGAGTTAAAGTCGATTGCCAGTCCTCCTTATGATAGCTCGGTGTACCATGTGAGCGATTATGATTCAATAAGTGAGATCAAAGCTCACCTTGCAGCAAAGCTTTGTGAAGGAGAAGTTCTCAGGGATAATCGATGCGGTTGCCCTGCTGGTCCTCCAGGACTTCCTGGTCAAAACGGACGCCCG GGACAACCGGGTGTCTCCATCAAAGGTGATAAGGGAGAAGCCTTCAGTGTCGTTCACGTG aattatgAAAGGCAGCGAATTACAGCCAGAAACGGTGATGGTTCGGTTGTAAACCTTGATATTCCATCAGAATTAAACCCG agtAGCAGTAATGACGGAAGACGATTCTTTGCTGTTCCTGGCCCGCCTGGTCCGAAG GGCGAAGCAGGTTTACCG GGACAAGATGGGTCGCCTGGAAACCCTGGTACGAAAGGCACTGCTGGATCAAAG GGATTGGTAGGAGCAGTTGGTCCACCTGGTTTAAAGGGAGATGATGGAAGTAACGGTTTGGATGGAACTCCG GGAACGGCAGGTCGGCCTGGTCCACCTGGATCACCTGGCTCACTCTCACAAACCGAGAAAACTGAAATGTTGAGgcaaacacaaaacattgCACGATCAATCTCCCAGC GGGAGGCACAGCGAACGGTGTTCAACTTGTATCGTACAGGAACTACGTCATCGTCACGTGACCAGAGATCTGTAGTACGAGGACCGCCTGGTCCACCAGGTAAACCTGGACCACGAGGACCTCCC GGGTTTGAAGGTCCTTCTGGTATAAATGGGTCGCCAGGAATGCCTGGATTACAAGGAATTCATGGCcttaaag GTGACTTGGGCGATAAAGGAGAAAGGGGTCCGCCGGGTATAGGAGTTGCTGGTCCCCCTGGAACACCCGGGCTACCAGGTCCAAGAG GTATCCGTGGCAAGAAGGGAATTGGTAAGCCTGGTAAACGAGGTCCACGAGGAAGACCtggtaaaacaatttataagaAACGTCCTGCTTCAACTggtttaaactaa